Proteins from a single region of Manis javanica isolate MJ-LG chromosome 5, MJ_LKY, whole genome shotgun sequence:
- the CDS2 gene encoding phosphatidate cytidylyltransferase 2 isoform X2: MIAFFFVIIYLGPLVLMMIVMCVQIKCFHEIITIGYNVYHSYDLPWFRTLSWYFLLCVNYFFYGETVTDYFFTLVQREEPLRILSKYHRFISFTLYLIGFCMFVLSLVKRHYRLQFYMFGWTHVTLLIVVTQSHLVIHNLFEGMIWFIVPISCVICNDIMAYMFGFFFGRTPLIKLSPKKTWEGFIGGFFATVVFGLLLSYVMSGYRCFVCPVEYNNDTNSFTVDCEPSDLFRLQEYNIPGVIQSVIGWKTVRMYPFQIHSIALSTFASLIGPFGGFFASGFKRAFKIKDFANTIPGHGGIMDRFDCQYLMATFVNVYIASFIRGPNPSKLIQQFLTLRPDQQLHIFNTLRSHLMDKGMLTAAMEGD; this comes from the exons ATGATTGCTTTCTTCTTCGTCATCATTTACCTGGGGCCATTGGTGTTAATGATGATT GTGATGTGTGTTCAGATTAAGTGTTTCCACGAGATTATCACTATTGGTTACAACGTCTACCACTCCTATGACCTGCCCTGGTTCAGAACCCTCAGCTG GTACTTTCTACTGTGTGTAAATTATTTCTTCTATGGTGAAACAGTGACAGATTACTTCTTCACGCTGGTCCAGAGAGAGGAGCCTTTGAGGATTCTCAGTAAATACCACCGATTCATTTCCTTTACCCTCTATCTAATCG GATTCTGCATGTTTGTGCTGAGTCTGGTCAAGAGGCATTATCGACTGCAGTTCTACATG ttTGGCTGGACCCATGTGACATTACTGATTGTCGTTACCCAGTCACATCTCGTTATTCACAACCTGTTTGAAGGAATGATCTG GTTCATTGTCCCCATTTCCTGTGTGATCTGTAATGACATCATGGCCTATATGTTTGGCTTCTTCTTTGGTCGGACCCCACTTATCAAG CTCTCCCCGAAGAAGACCTGGGAAGGCTTCATTGGGGGCTTCTTTGCAACTGTGGTGTTTGGCCTTCTG CTGTCCTATGTGATGTCTGGGTACAGATGCTTTGTCTGCcctgtggagtacaacaatgacaCCAACAGCTTCACTGTGGACTGTGAGCCCTCGGACCTGTTCCGCCTGCAGGAGTACAACATTCCTGGGGTGATCCAGTCGGTCATTGGCTGG AAAACAGTCCGGATGTACCCCTTCCAGATCCACAGCATTGCCCTCTCCACTTTTGCTTCGCTCATTGGCCCCTTTGGAGGGTTCTTCGCAAGTGGATTCAAACGAGCTTTTAAAATCAAA GACTTTGCCAACACCATTCCTGGCCACGGGGGCATTATGGATCGCTTCGACTGCCAGTATCTGATGGCCACCTTTGTCAATGTGTACATCGCCAGTTTTATCAG GGGCCCGAACCCTAGCAAGCTGATTCAGCAGTTCCTGACCCTGCGACCAGATCAGCAGCTTCACATCTTCAACACACTCAGGTCTCACCTGATGGACAAGGGGATGCTGACAGCTGCCATGGAGGGCGATTAG
- the CDS2 gene encoding phosphatidate cytidylyltransferase 2 isoform X1 yields MTELRQRAAREPDAAPEDKESESEIKVDGETASDSESRAEAAPISTSADDTPEVLNRALSNLSSRWKNWWVRGILTLAMIAFFFVIIYLGPLVLMMIVMCVQIKCFHEIITIGYNVYHSYDLPWFRTLSWYFLLCVNYFFYGETVTDYFFTLVQREEPLRILSKYHRFISFTLYLIGFCMFVLSLVKRHYRLQFYMFGWTHVTLLIVVTQSHLVIHNLFEGMIWFIVPISCVICNDIMAYMFGFFFGRTPLIKLSPKKTWEGFIGGFFATVVFGLLLSYVMSGYRCFVCPVEYNNDTNSFTVDCEPSDLFRLQEYNIPGVIQSVIGWKTVRMYPFQIHSIALSTFASLIGPFGGFFASGFKRAFKIKDFANTIPGHGGIMDRFDCQYLMATFVNVYIASFIRGPNPSKLIQQFLTLRPDQQLHIFNTLRSHLMDKGMLTAAMEGD; encoded by the exons GAATCAGAGTCAGAAATAAAAGTAGATGGAGAGACTGCATCGGACAGTGAAAGCCGAGCAGAAGCTGCTCCCATATCAACCTCTGCAGATGATACCCCAGAGGTCCTCAACCGGGCCCTTTCCAACTTGTCTTCAAG ATGGAAGAACTGGTGGGTGAGAGGCATCCTGACCTTGGCCATGATTGCTTTCTTCTTCGTCATCATTTACCTGGGGCCATTGGTGTTAATGATGATT GTGATGTGTGTTCAGATTAAGTGTTTCCACGAGATTATCACTATTGGTTACAACGTCTACCACTCCTATGACCTGCCCTGGTTCAGAACCCTCAGCTG GTACTTTCTACTGTGTGTAAATTATTTCTTCTATGGTGAAACAGTGACAGATTACTTCTTCACGCTGGTCCAGAGAGAGGAGCCTTTGAGGATTCTCAGTAAATACCACCGATTCATTTCCTTTACCCTCTATCTAATCG GATTCTGCATGTTTGTGCTGAGTCTGGTCAAGAGGCATTATCGACTGCAGTTCTACATG ttTGGCTGGACCCATGTGACATTACTGATTGTCGTTACCCAGTCACATCTCGTTATTCACAACCTGTTTGAAGGAATGATCTG GTTCATTGTCCCCATTTCCTGTGTGATCTGTAATGACATCATGGCCTATATGTTTGGCTTCTTCTTTGGTCGGACCCCACTTATCAAG CTCTCCCCGAAGAAGACCTGGGAAGGCTTCATTGGGGGCTTCTTTGCAACTGTGGTGTTTGGCCTTCTG CTGTCCTATGTGATGTCTGGGTACAGATGCTTTGTCTGCcctgtggagtacaacaatgacaCCAACAGCTTCACTGTGGACTGTGAGCCCTCGGACCTGTTCCGCCTGCAGGAGTACAACATTCCTGGGGTGATCCAGTCGGTCATTGGCTGG AAAACAGTCCGGATGTACCCCTTCCAGATCCACAGCATTGCCCTCTCCACTTTTGCTTCGCTCATTGGCCCCTTTGGAGGGTTCTTCGCAAGTGGATTCAAACGAGCTTTTAAAATCAAA GACTTTGCCAACACCATTCCTGGCCACGGGGGCATTATGGATCGCTTCGACTGCCAGTATCTGATGGCCACCTTTGTCAATGTGTACATCGCCAGTTTTATCAG GGGCCCGAACCCTAGCAAGCTGATTCAGCAGTTCCTGACCCTGCGACCAGATCAGCAGCTTCACATCTTCAACACACTCAGGTCTCACCTGATGGACAAGGGGATGCTGACAGCTGCCATGGAGGGCGATTAG